One region of Vitis vinifera cultivar Pinot Noir 40024 chromosome 1, ASM3070453v1 genomic DNA includes:
- the LOC100257370 gene encoding cytochrome P450 78A4, which produces MKSFISAILSLSPLCFAATHQASWPLLLLLFSVSSLIFTLFLNFWLVPGGFAWRNHHGKYSSKLSGPIGWPLLGSLPLMGSLAHRKLATMAASCGATRLMALSLGVTPVIISSHPDTAKEILCGSSFSNRPVKASARLLMFERAIGFAPSGDYWRHLRRIAANYMFSPKRISGSEAVRLRVADEMVVGVRKEMEERSVVKLRGILQKGSLSNIMESVFGRGLGSVEGEGLGFMVIEGYELIAKFNWEDYFPLGFIDFYGVKRRCSKLAAKVNGVVGKMIEERKRVGELSGGGNDFLSVLLSLPKEDQLSDSDMVAVLWEMIFRGTDTVAILLEWIMARMVIHQDIQAKAQEELDTCLGNQSHVQDSHIQSLPYLQAIVKEALRMHPPGPLLSWARLAIHDVHVGKFFVPAGTTAMVNMWAIAHDPTIWKDPWAFKPDRFINEDVSIMGSDLRLAPFGSGRRACPGKALGLATVHLWLARLLHQFKWLPTHPVDLGECLRLSLEMKKPLICCAIPRV; this is translated from the exons ATGAAGTCCTTCATATCAGCCATCCTCTCTCTCTCACCCCTTTGTTTTGCAGCCACACACCAAGCCTCATGgcctcttcttctccttctcttctcTGTCTCCTCTCTCATCTTCACTCTCTTCCTCAACTTCTGGCTTGTCCCTGGAGGCTTTGCATGGAGAAACCACCATGGAAAGTACTCTTCAAAGCTCTCTGGTCCCATTGGCTGGCCCTTGTTGGGGTCCTTACCTCTAATGGGTTCGCTCGCTCATCGAAAACTGGCCACCATGGCTGCTTCCTGTGGTGCAACTCGGCTCATGGCATTGAGCCTTGGTGTAACTCCAGTTATCATCAGTAGTCACCCGGACACGGCCAAAGAAATCCTATGTGGGTCTTCTTTCTCCAACCGTCCAGTGAAGGCATCAGCTCGTCTACTGATGTTCGAGCGCGCCATTGGCTTCGCTCCCTCCGGGGACTACTGGCGCCATCTTAGGCGCATCGCCGCAAACTACATGTTCTCTCCCAAGAGAATTTCTGGGTCTGAGGCTGTCCGCCTCCGTGTGGCTGATGAGATGGTAGTAGGAGTGCGGAAGGAGATGGAGGAGAGAAGTGTTGTGAAATTAAGAGGGATTTTACAGAAGGGCTCTCTGAGTAACATCATGGAGAGTGTGTTTGGTAGGGGTTTAGGAAGTGTAGAAGGAGAGGGATTAGGGTTTATGGTGATAGAAGGATATGAATTGATTGCAAAATTCAATTGGGAAGATTACTTTCCACTAGGGTTTATAGACTTTTACGGGGTAAAGAGAAGGTGTAGTAAATTGGCAGCTAAGGTGAATGGTGTGGTGGGGAAGAtgatagaagaaagaaaaagagttgGAGAGTTGAGTGGTGgtggaaatgattttctcaGTGTTTTGCTGTCTTTGCCAAAAGAGGATCAGCTGAGTGATTCAGATATGGTTGCTGTCTTGTGG GAGATGATATTTAGAGGCACAGACACAGTGGCCATTCTTCTTGAATGGATCATGGCCAGAATGGTTATACACCAAGACATCCAAGCAAAAGCCCAGGAAGAGCTTGACACGTGCCTTGGCAACCAGTCGCACGTGCAAGACTCTCACATTCAAAGCCTCCCTTATCTCCAAGCCATTGTGAAAGAGGCCCTCCGAATGCACCCTCCAGGCCCATTACTCTCATGGGCCCGGCTCGCGATCCATGATGTCCACGTAGGCAAGTTCTTTGTGCCAGCTGGCACAACTGCAATGGTCAATATGTGGGCCATAGCCCATGACCCGACAATTTGGAAAGATCCATGGGCCTTTAAACCAGATCGGTTCATTAACGAGGATGTGTCGATCATGGGTTCGGATCTAAGGCTGGCACCATTCGGGTCAGGTCGTCGGGCATGCCCGGGAAAGGCACTCGGTTTAGCCACGGTTCACTTATGGCTCGCTCGACTTCTCCATCAGTTCAAATGGCTCCCAACCCATCCCGTGGATCTTGGAGAATGCTTGAGGCTCTCCCTTGAAATGAAGAAACCTCTCATTTGTTGTGCAATTCCTCGAGTGTGA